The following proteins are encoded in a genomic region of Bradyrhizobium sp. SK17:
- a CDS encoding 2-hydroxychromene-2-carboxylate isomerase, with amino-acid sequence MPRQIDYYFSLQSPWAYIGHKPFVRLVSTYDLKVNYRPVLLVDLFAETGGLPLAKRHPMRQRYRMIELQRWRDKRGLNFHLQPAHWPFNGRLADGVVIAALEAGLDPEPFLQRAFPSVWEQQLNLADPATLVSLADAAGMPGQQLVERSGAEAISAAYEQNRQDALSADVFGSPGYVLDGEVFWGQDRIELLEDALKSGRKPYSSEV; translated from the coding sequence ATGCCGCGCCAGATCGACTACTATTTCTCCTTGCAATCACCTTGGGCCTATATCGGCCACAAGCCCTTCGTTCGACTCGTAAGCACTTACGATCTCAAGGTAAATTACCGTCCCGTGCTGCTGGTCGATTTGTTCGCGGAGACCGGCGGATTGCCGCTCGCCAAGCGTCATCCGATGCGGCAGCGCTACCGGATGATCGAGTTGCAGCGCTGGCGCGACAAGCGCGGGCTGAATTTCCATCTGCAACCGGCGCATTGGCCGTTCAACGGACGGCTTGCCGATGGCGTCGTGATCGCGGCGCTCGAGGCGGGCCTCGATCCCGAGCCATTCTTGCAACGCGCCTTTCCGTCCGTCTGGGAGCAACAGCTCAACCTTGCCGATCCTGCGACGCTGGTAAGTCTCGCCGATGCAGCCGGCATGCCCGGGCAGCAGCTGGTCGAGCGCTCAGGCGCCGAGGCGATCAGCGCGGCCTATGAGCAGAACCGCCAGGATGCATTGTCCGCCGACGTATTCGGCTCGCCGGGCTACGTGCTCGATGGCGAGGTATTCTGGGGACAGGACCGGATCGAATTGCTCGAGGACGCGTTGAAGTCGGGCCGCAAGCCCTATAGCTCTGAGGTCTAG
- a CDS encoding secondary thiamine-phosphate synthase enzyme YjbQ, with amino-acid sequence MSSSKQFSRSAPSSVPATSITSSRLLVETAGAGFIDITGEIAGFLREVRAGEGVVTLFIRHTSASLTIQENADPTVLVDLMTALDRAAPEDGGWRHDTEGPDDMPAHIKTMLTATSLQVPVLDGAMALGTWQGIYLIEHRARPHRREIVLQFIGATR; translated from the coding sequence ATGAGTTCATCGAAGCAATTCTCGCGCTCGGCGCCATCATCCGTCCCGGCGACCAGCATCACGTCGTCGCGATTGCTGGTCGAGACAGCGGGCGCGGGCTTCATCGACATCACGGGCGAGATCGCAGGATTCCTGCGCGAGGTGCGTGCCGGCGAGGGCGTGGTGACGCTGTTCATCCGTCATACCTCGGCGTCGCTGACGATCCAGGAGAATGCCGATCCGACGGTGCTGGTCGACCTGATGACGGCGCTCGACCGCGCCGCGCCCGAGGACGGTGGCTGGCGTCACGACACCGAAGGTCCTGACGACATGCCGGCGCATATCAAGACGATGCTGACGGCGACCTCGTTGCAGGTTCCGGTGCTCGATGGCGCAATGGCACTGGGCACCTGGCAGGGCATCTATCTGATCGAGCATCGCGCCCGCCCGCACCGGCGCGAGATCGTGCTGCAATTCATCGGCGCCACGCGCTGA
- a CDS encoding MFS transporter, translating into MTKDERFVILASSLGTVFEWYDFYLYGSLAGIIGAQFFSDYPPATRDIFALLAFAAGFLVRPFGAIVFGRVGDIVGRKYTFLVTILIMGLSTFIVGLLPNAKTIGIAAPIILISLRLLQGLALGGEYGGAATYVAEHAPLGKRGYYTSFIQTTATLGLFLSLLVILFTRTITGEKDFAEWGWRIPFLVSVLLLGISVWIRLRLNESPVFQRMKEEGKTSKAPLTEAFATWSNAKIVILALFGLTMGQAVIWYTGQFYALFFLQSILKVDGYTANLLIAWSLLLGTGFFLVWGALSDKIGRKPIILAGCLIGALTLFPIFKMITTNANPALEKAYETVKVQVVADPASCGDLFNPVGTRVFSAPCDTARAFLAQSSVKYSTVPGPAGSPVKVVVNDKDVPYTDAKTSNPAITAAVQAAGYPKAGDAGVVKMSHPFDVFRPQVASVIGLLFILVLYVTMVYGPIAAMLVELFPTRIRYTSMSLPYHIGNGWFGGLLPATAFAITASTGDIYSGLWYPVIFAAITVVVGALFIPETKDVDISKT; encoded by the coding sequence ATGACGAAGGATGAGCGTTTCGTCATCCTCGCGTCGTCGCTCGGTACCGTGTTCGAGTGGTACGACTTCTATCTCTACGGTTCGCTGGCCGGCATCATCGGCGCGCAGTTCTTCTCCGACTATCCGCCGGCAACGCGCGATATCTTCGCGCTGCTGGCGTTCGCGGCAGGCTTCCTGGTGCGTCCGTTCGGCGCCATCGTGTTCGGCCGGGTCGGCGACATCGTCGGCCGCAAATACACCTTCCTCGTCACCATCCTGATCATGGGCCTGTCGACGTTCATCGTCGGCCTGCTGCCCAACGCCAAGACCATCGGCATCGCCGCGCCGATCATCCTAATCTCGCTCCGCCTGCTGCAAGGCCTCGCGCTCGGCGGCGAATATGGTGGTGCCGCGACCTATGTCGCCGAGCATGCACCGCTCGGCAAGCGCGGCTACTACACCTCGTTCATCCAGACCACGGCAACGCTCGGACTGTTCCTGTCGCTGCTGGTGATCCTGTTCACCCGCACCATCACCGGCGAGAAGGACTTCGCCGAATGGGGCTGGCGCATTCCGTTCCTGGTGTCGGTGCTGCTGCTCGGCATCTCGGTCTGGATCCGTCTGCGGCTGAACGAATCGCCGGTGTTCCAGCGCATGAAGGAGGAAGGCAAGACCTCCAAGGCGCCGCTGACCGAAGCCTTCGCGACCTGGAGCAACGCCAAGATCGTGATCCTCGCGCTGTTCGGCCTCACCATGGGCCAGGCGGTGATCTGGTACACCGGCCAGTTCTACGCGCTGTTCTTCCTGCAATCGATCCTGAAGGTCGACGGCTACACCGCCAACCTCCTGATCGCCTGGTCGCTGCTGCTCGGCACCGGCTTCTTCCTGGTGTGGGGCGCGCTGTCGGACAAGATCGGCCGCAAGCCGATCATCCTGGCGGGCTGTCTGATCGGCGCGCTGACCCTGTTCCCGATCTTCAAGATGATCACGACCAACGCCAACCCGGCGCTGGAAAAGGCCTATGAGACGGTCAAGGTGCAGGTGGTTGCGGATCCGGCAAGCTGCGGCGACCTGTTCAACCCGGTCGGCACCCGCGTCTTCTCGGCACCCTGCGACACCGCCCGCGCCTTCCTCGCCCAGTCGTCGGTGAAGTATTCCACCGTGCCTGGCCCGGCCGGCTCGCCGGTGAAGGTCGTGGTCAACGACAAGGACGTGCCCTACACGGACGCCAAGACGTCGAACCCCGCGATCACCGCGGCGGTGCAGGCGGCGGGCTATCCGAAGGCGGGTGACGCCGGCGTCGTGAAGATGTCGCATCCGTTCGACGTCTTCCGTCCGCAGGTGGCTTCGGTCATCGGACTGCTGTTCATCCTGGTGCTCTACGTCACCATGGTTTACGGCCCGATCGCCGCCATGCTGGTCGAACTGTTCCCGACCCGCATCCGCTACACCTCGATGTCGCTGCCCTATCATATCGGCAACGGCTGGTTCGGCGGCCTGCTCCCGGCGACCGCGTTCGCGATCACCGCCTCGACCGGCGATATCTACTCCGGTCTCTGGTATCCGGTCATCTTCGCGGCCATCACCGTCGTGGTCGGCGCGCTGTTCATCCCGGAGACCAAGGACGTCGACATCTCCAAGACCTGA
- a CDS encoding response regulator transcription factor translates to MNAAANTHLVIADDHPLFRDALRQAVSSVVSSATISEAGSFEDLTALLERDSEVDLIMLDLSMPGISGFSGLIYLRAQYPAIPVVIVSASDDAGTIRRSLDFGASGFIPKRFGVETLRDAIMKVMEGDVWVPPDTDLSAAGDPDMTRLRDRLVTLTPQQVRVLMMLSEGLLNKQIAYELGVSEATIKAHVSAILQKLGVESRTQAVIAAAKIAGGQWRQGTPSS, encoded by the coding sequence ATGAACGCTGCTGCCAATACTCATCTTGTCATCGCCGACGACCATCCGCTTTTTCGCGATGCGTTGCGCCAGGCGGTGTCCAGTGTCGTGAGCTCGGCCACGATCAGCGAGGCCGGATCGTTCGAGGACCTGACCGCGCTGCTGGAACGGGACTCCGAGGTCGACCTGATCATGCTCGACCTGTCGATGCCGGGGATCAGCGGCTTTTCCGGGCTGATCTATCTGCGGGCGCAATATCCGGCGATCCCGGTGGTCATCGTCTCCGCCAGCGACGACGCCGGAACCATCCGCCGCTCGCTCGACTTCGGCGCCTCGGGGTTCATCCCCAAGCGCTTCGGCGTCGAGACGCTGCGGGATGCCATCATGAAGGTGATGGAGGGCGACGTCTGGGTTCCGCCGGATACCGATCTGTCGGCTGCCGGCGATCCCGACATGACCCGGCTGCGTGACCGTCTGGTGACGCTCACCCCGCAACAGGTGCGGGTGCTGATGATGCTGTCCGAGGGGCTGCTCAACAAGCAGATCGCCTATGAGCTCGGCGTCTCCGAAGCGACCATCAAGGCCCATGTCTCGGCCATCCTCCAGAAGCTCGGCGTCGAAAGCCGGACCCAGGCCGTGATCGCCGCCGCCAAGATCGCCGGCGGCCAGTGGCGCCAGGGCACGCCGTCGAGCTGA
- a CDS encoding transposase, which produces MTGYRRNFIAGGCFFFTVNLADRRQRLLTENIDALRAAFRETRQHHPFSNDAIVVLPEHLHTVWTMPEGDADFAMRWRLIKTWFSRQLAGGEPVSSSRAGKGERGVWQRRYWEHTIRDEDDFSRHIDYVHINPVKHGLVTRVGDWPHSSFHRFVRDGVYPPDWAGDVAGLEGKYGERS; this is translated from the coding sequence ATGACCGGCTACCGCCGCAATTTCATTGCCGGAGGCTGTTTTTTCTTTACCGTCAACTTGGCAGATCGTCGGCAGCGGCTCCTGACCGAAAATATTGATGCATTACGGGCGGCCTTCCGCGAGACCCGGCAGCACCATCCGTTCTCGAACGATGCAATCGTGGTGTTGCCGGAACATCTCCATACTGTCTGGACGATGCCGGAGGGGGATGCTGACTTCGCCATGCGGTGGAGGCTGATCAAGACCTGGTTCTCTCGGCAGCTTGCCGGCGGCGAACCTGTTTCAAGCAGTCGCGCAGGTAAAGGCGAGCGCGGCGTGTGGCAGCGGCGCTACTGGGAGCATACGATCCGTGATGAGGACGATTTTTCGCGCCACATCGACTACGTCCACATCAATCCGGTCAAGCATGGTCTGGTAACACGTGTCGGAGACTGGCCGCACTCGTCGTTTCATCGGTTTGTGCGGGACGGTGTCTATCCCCCGGATTGGGCAGGCGACGTGGCCGGCCTTGAGGGGAAATACGGCGAAAGAAGCTGA
- a CDS encoding metalloregulator ArsR/SmtB family transcription factor, which translates to MSQDDTRSQDRILFQLKTRGPQTAAEIGARLEMTPAGARQHLVKLEAAGLVASDHQREGRGRPRKYWRLTPRGHERFPDRHSDLTLDLLRSMQAVFGERGMETLIEHRERASIADYRKAVGTEGSLRRRLASLARLRSREGYMASVLKDADGFLLVENHCPICAAAAACQGLCRSELAVFRAVLGPDVTIERVDHILAGARRCAYRITPAL; encoded by the coding sequence GTGAGTCAAGACGACACCCGTAGCCAGGATCGCATCCTGTTCCAATTGAAGACCCGCGGCCCGCAGACCGCCGCGGAGATCGGCGCGCGCCTCGAGATGACGCCGGCCGGCGCGCGTCAGCACCTCGTCAAGCTCGAGGCGGCCGGCCTCGTCGCAAGCGACCACCAGCGGGAAGGCCGCGGCCGGCCGCGGAAATACTGGCGGCTGACGCCGCGCGGTCACGAGCGCTTCCCCGACCGCCATTCCGATCTCACGCTCGATCTGCTGCGCTCGATGCAGGCGGTGTTCGGCGAGCGCGGCATGGAGACGCTGATCGAGCATCGGGAACGCGCCAGCATCGCCGACTACCGCAAGGCGGTTGGAACGGAGGGCTCGCTACGTCGGCGATTGGCATCGCTGGCGCGGCTGCGCAGCCGGGAAGGCTATATGGCGAGTGTGCTCAAGGACGCGGACGGCTTTCTTCTGGTCGAGAACCACTGCCCAATCTGCGCCGCGGCGGCGGCCTGCCAGGGTCTTTGCCGCTCGGAGCTTGCGGTGTTCCGCGCGGTGCTGGGGCCCGATGTCACGATCGAACGCGTCGATCACATCCTGGCCGGCGCACGACGCTGCGCCTACCGGATCACACCAGCCCTGTAG
- a CDS encoding MFS transporter — translation MKQDVVQEGWRSLLKREWIPTLAILLGGVLLQSMNVLMLTTVLPSIVGELGGVTMLSWPTTAYLASSIVAASCVGVLSTTFGARRVYCAGVVIFGLGAVLCSLAPAMGWIVAGRLIQGFGGGLEAAVAYVLVRATFPESMWSRTIALMSMSWSMSVLIGPLVGGLFAHFASWRGAFVASAATAVVLAVAAFFVLSPATASRPTSAARVPLGRVALICLAIAATSVTSAVGSSWLKLGLIVTAILAFVAMLRLDRTAPTRLLPSDAFSWRSGTGVGLWVALLLCITFSPLQIYVPMFLQQLHGFDPLSAGFAVACASMGWSVASILTAGLSGRSADRLMLIGPVMMGASLMAIALLGPNATASVVLLIPAIALLGAGIGQCWPLVAHRIMDSARAGDEVVAASSVPTIQQMGFAFGAAIAGLVANASGLAAAVADATMQRAAFWVPASFVAWAMLAFVAGLRLRALRRRV, via the coding sequence ATGAAGCAGGACGTGGTTCAGGAGGGGTGGCGATCGCTCCTCAAGCGCGAATGGATTCCGACACTCGCCATCCTGCTCGGTGGCGTCCTGCTGCAATCCATGAACGTGCTGATGCTAACGACGGTGTTGCCGTCGATCGTCGGCGAGCTCGGCGGCGTCACGATGTTGAGCTGGCCGACCACCGCCTATCTGGCTTCTTCCATCGTCGCGGCAAGCTGCGTCGGCGTGCTGTCGACCACCTTCGGTGCACGGCGGGTCTATTGTGCCGGGGTCGTGATCTTCGGCCTCGGTGCCGTGCTGTGTTCGCTCGCCCCGGCGATGGGATGGATCGTGGCCGGCCGGCTGATCCAGGGATTTGGCGGCGGTCTGGAGGCCGCGGTGGCCTATGTGCTGGTGCGCGCGACGTTTCCCGAGAGCATGTGGTCGCGAACCATCGCCCTGATGTCGATGAGCTGGAGCATGTCGGTGCTGATCGGGCCGCTGGTCGGCGGACTGTTCGCGCATTTCGCCAGCTGGCGCGGCGCCTTTGTCGCGAGTGCCGCGACCGCCGTCGTGCTCGCGGTCGCAGCCTTCTTCGTCCTGTCGCCCGCGACCGCCTCGCGGCCGACGTCGGCGGCGCGCGTGCCGCTCGGCCGCGTCGCGCTGATCTGCCTTGCGATTGCCGCGACGTCAGTCACGTCTGCCGTGGGGTCGTCATGGCTGAAGCTCGGGCTGATCGTGACTGCGATCCTGGCGTTTGTCGCGATGCTGCGGCTGGACCGTACGGCGCCGACGCGGCTGCTGCCGAGCGATGCGTTCTCGTGGCGCAGCGGAACCGGCGTCGGCCTCTGGGTCGCGCTGCTGCTCTGCATCACCTTCAGCCCGCTCCAGATCTACGTGCCGATGTTCCTCCAGCAATTGCACGGCTTCGACCCGCTCTCGGCCGGATTCGCCGTCGCCTGTGCGTCGATGGGGTGGAGCGTGGCCTCGATCCTGACGGCCGGCCTCTCGGGCCGCTCGGCCGACCGTTTGATGCTGATCGGCCCGGTCATGATGGGGGCAAGCCTGATGGCGATCGCGCTGCTTGGCCCGAATGCGACGGCGTCCGTCGTGCTGCTGATTCCGGCCATCGCGCTGCTGGGCGCCGGCATCGGGCAATGCTGGCCGCTGGTCGCGCATCGCATCATGGACAGCGCCAGGGCGGGCGACGAGGTGGTCGCGGCATCGTCGGTGCCGACCATTCAGCAGATGGGATTTGCATTTGGTGCCGCGATCGCCGGCCTGGTCGCCAATGCCAGCGGATTGGCGGCGGCGGTCGCTGACGCGACGATGCAGCGCGCGGCGTTCTGGGTGCCGGCAAGCTTTGTCGCATGGGCCATGCTTGCGTTTGTCGCGGGGCTGCGCTTGCGCGCCCTGCGCCGGCGCGTGTGA